In Penaeus vannamei isolate JL-2024 chromosome 21, ASM4276789v1, whole genome shotgun sequence, the DNA window cacatacacacacacacacacacatacacatacacacacacacacacacacacacacacacacacacacacacacacacacacacacacacacacacacacacacacacacatacacacacacatacacccatacacatacacatacacatacacatacacacatacacacatacacacatacacacatacacacatacacacatacacatatacacacatacacatatacacatatacacatatacacatatacacacacacatatacacacacacatatacacacacacatatacacacacacacatacacacatacatatacactctcacacatacatacatactcacatacacacacacccacacacacacacacacacacacacacacacacacacacacacacacacacacacacacacacacacacacacacacacacacacactctctctctctctctctctctctctctctctctctctctctctctctctctctctctctctctctctctctctctctctctctttctctcacacttcttctctgtctctcactcactcacccactcacccccctcctctctctctctctctctctctctctctctctctctctctctctctctctctctctctctctctctctctctctctctctttctttctctctttctctctttcactttctctctctgtctgtctgtctctctctctctctctctctctctctccctctctctctctctctctcctccctctctctctctctctctctctctctctctctctctctctctctctctctcttctttctctctctctctttctctctctctctttctctctcttccctctctctctctctttcctctctctctctctctctctctctctctctctttccctctctctctctctcttttcctctctctctctctctttccctctctctctctctcttttccctctctctctctctctctttccctctctctctctctctcttccctctctctctctttctctcctctctctctctctcgagttctctttccctctctctcgagctctgtttccctctctctctctttctcgctctctttctctctctctttcctctctctctctctctctcttctctctctctctcactctctctttccctctctctctcgctctctctttccctctctctctctctccctctctctctttctctctctctctctctctctctcctttcctctctctctctctcctttcctctctctctctctcctttcctctctctctctctcctttcctctctctctctctctctctctctctctctctctctctctctctctctctctctctctctctcctttcctctctctctctctctctctctctctctctctctctctctctctctctctctctctctctctctctctctctctctctctctctctctctctctctttctctttctctcactctctctctctctctttctctctctctctctctctctctctatctcctcttcctctctctctctccctctctttctctctatctctctctctttcctctctctctctctctctttcctctctctctctctctttccctctctctctctctctctgtctttccctctctctctctgtctttccctctctctgtctgtctttccctctctctctctgtctttccctctctctctctgtctttccctctctctctctgtctttccctctctctctctgtctttccctctctctctctgtctttccctctctctctctgtctttctcttagtctctctctctctctttcctctctctctctcttctttcactctccctctctctctctctctctctctctctctctctctctctctctctctctctctctctctctctctctctctctctctctctctctctcttctctctctctctctctctttctccctccctccctctccctctctccctttctaccttttcctctccctttctaccttttcctctctctttctacctttttctccctctctcttccttgcctccctctctctcccccagttgtgtcacctttctctctctctccttttccttacaaGATATTAATTCTTCTCTTCCAGGTAAGATCCGTACCCAGATGGCAGAGACTGAGGAGATCAAGACTCCCCTGCAGCAGAAGCTTGATGAGTTCGGTGAGCAGCTGTCCAAGGTCATCTCCATTATCTGCGTTGCTGTCTGGGCCATCAACATTGGACACTTCAATGACCCTGCTCATGGTGGTTCTTGGATCAAGGGTGCTATCTACTACTTCAAGATTGCCGTTGCCCTGGCCGTAGCTGCCATCCCTGAGGGTCTCCCTGCTGTCATCACCACTTGCCTTGCCCTTGGTACTCGCCGTATGGCCAAGAAGAATGCTATTGTGAGGTCTTTGCCTTCTGTTGAGACTCTTGGTTGTACCTCTGTTATCTGCTCAGACAAGACTGGCACACTCACCACCAACCAGATGTCTGTCTCTCGCATGTTCATTATGGATAAGGTTGAGGGTAATGACTGCTCTCTTCTGGAATTCGAGATCACTGGCTCCACTTACGAGCCCATTGGTGACATTTACCTTGGCGGTGCTAAGGTGAAGGGTGCTGACTTTGAGGGTCTGCAGGAACTCGCCACTGTTTCCTTCATGTGCAATGATTCTTCTATTGATTTCAATGAGTTCAAGAATATGTTTGAAAAGGTCGGTGAAGCCACTGAGACTGCCCTGATTGTGCTGGGTGAGAAGATCAACCCATACAGCCAGTCTAAGGTTGGTTTGGATCGTCGCTCTGCTGCCATTGTTGCCAAGCAAGACATGGAGACCAAGTGGAAGAAAGAATTTACCTTGGAATTCTCCCGTGACCGCAAATCCATGTCCTCCTACTGCGTGCCCCTCAAGCCTACTCGCCTGGGAACTGGACCCAAGATGTTCTGCAAGGGTGCACCTGAAGGTGTTCTTGAACGTTGCACTCACGTCCGTGTTGGTACCCAGAAGGTTCCCCTCACTGCTGGAGTGAGAGACAAGATCTTGGCAGTTACCCGTGACTATGGCTGTGGTCGTGACACTCTCCGTTGCTTGGGTCTTGCCACTATTGACACCCCAATGAAGCCTGAGGATATGGATCTCGGTGACTCCACCAAGTTCTACACCTATGAAGTCAACATGACTTTCATTGGTGTTGTTGGTATGCTTGACCCACCCCGCAAGGAAGTGCGTGATTCCATTGAGAAGTGTCGTGAGGCTGGTATCCGTGTCATTGTCATCACTGGAGACAACAAGGCCACTGCTGAGGCTATCTGCCGCCGTATTGGTGTGTTTGGTGAAAATGAGGAAACTGCTGGCAAGTCATACTCTGGTCGTGAATTTGATGAGCTCAGCGTTGCAGAACAGAGACTTGCTTGCATCAATTCACGTCTCTTCTCCCGTGTCGAGCCTTTCCACAAATCCAAGATTGTTGAATACCtgcagggagagggtgagatcTCTGCCATGACTGGTGATGGTGTGAATGATGCCCCTGCTCTGAAGAAGGCTGAGATTGGTATTGCCATGGGTTCAGGCACTGCTGTAGCCAAGTCTGCTTCTGAGATGGTGCTTGCTGATGATAACTTCTCGTCCATTGTGGCTGCTGTTGAGGAAGGCCGTGCCATCTACAACAACATGAAGCAGTTCATCCGTTACCTCATTTCCTCCAACATTGGTGAAGTGGTGTCCATCTTCTTGACTGCTGCTCTTGGTCTCCCTGAAGCTCTCATTCCTGTCCAGCTCTTGTGGGTCAACCTGGTTACTGATGGTCTGCCCGCCACTGCTCTGGGCTTCAACCCCCCTGACCTTGACATCATGGAGAAGCCCCCACGCAAAGCTGACGAGTCTCTTATCTCTGGCTGGCTCTTCTTCCGTTACATGGCTATTGGTGGCTATGTTGGCTGTGCCACTGTCTTTGCTGCCTCCTGGTG includes these proteins:
- the SERCA gene encoding calcium-transporting ATPase sarcoplasmic/endoplasmic reticulum type isoform X4, translated to MEDGHCYEFEEVLSKFAVKQDVGLSDAQVKENQEKYGPNELPAEEGKSLLQLILEQFDDLLVKILLLAAIISFVLACFEEGEETVTAFVEPFVILLILIANAIVGVWQERNAESAIEALKEYEPEMGKVVRANKAGVQKIRAKGIVPGDIVEISVGDKIPADLRLCKIFSTTLRIDQSILTGESVSVIKHTDPIPDPKAVNQDKKNILFSGTNVAAGKARGVVVGTGLNTAIGKIRTQMAETEEIKTPLQQKLDEFGEQLSKVISIICVAVWAINIGHFNDPAHGGSWIKGAIYYFKIAVALAVAAIPEGLPAVITTCLALGTRRMAKKNAIVRSLPSVETLGCTSVICSDKTGTLTTNQMSVSRMFIMDKVEGNDCSLLEFEITGSTYEPIGDIYLGGAKVKGADFEGLQELATVSFMCNDSSIDFNEFKNMFEKVGEATETALIVLGEKINPYSQSKVGLDRRSAAIVAKQDMETKWKKEFTLEFSRDRKSMSSYCVPLKPTRLGTGPKMFCKGAPEGVLERCTHVRVGTQKVPLTAGVRDKILAVTRDYGCGRDTLRCLGLATIDTPMKPEDMDLGDSTKFYTYEVNMTFIGVVGMLDPPRKEVRDSIEKCREAGIRVIVITGDNKATAEAICRRIGVFGENEETAGKSYSGREFDELSVAEQRLACINSRLFSRVEPFHKSKIVEYLQGEGEISAMTGDGVNDAPALKKAEIGIAMGSGTAVAKSASEMVLADDNFSSIVAAVEEGRAIYNNMKQFIRYLISSNIGEVVSIFLTAALGLPEALIPVQLLWVNLVTDGLPATALGFNPPDLDIMEKPPRKADESLISGWLFFRYMAIGGYVGCATVFAASWWFMYDPTGPQLNYYQLSHHLSCLGDDKNFEGLDCNIFSHPAPMTMALSVLVTIEMLNALNSLSENQSLIVMPPWVNIWLLAAMALSMTLHFIILYIDILSTVFQVMPLTTAQWMAVLKISLPVVLLDETLKFVARKYTDVLEGKK
- the SERCA gene encoding calcium-transporting ATPase sarcoplasmic/endoplasmic reticulum type isoform X3, whose translation is MEDGHCYEFEEVLSKFAVKQDVGLSDAQVKENQEKYGPNELPAEEGKSLLQLILEQFDDLLVKILLLAAIISFVLACFEEGEETVTAFVEPFVILLILIANAIVGVWQERNAESAIEALKEYEPEMGKVVRANKAGVQKIRAKGIVPGDIVEISVGDKIPADLRLCKIFSTTLRIDQSILTGESVSVIKHTDPIPDPKAVNQDKKNILFSGTNVAAGKARGVVVGTGLNTAIGKIRTQMAETEEIKTPLQQKLDEFGEQLSKVISIICVAVWAINIGHFNDPAHGGSWIKGAIYYFKIAVALAVAAIPEGLPAVITTCLALGTRRMAKKNAIVRSLPSVETLGCTSVICSDKTGTLTTNQMSVSRMFIMDKVEGNDCSLLEFEITGSTYEPIGDIYLGGAKVKGADFEGLQELATVSFMCNDSSIDFNEFKNMFEKVGEATETALIVLGEKINPYSQSKVGLDRRSAAIVAKQDMETKWKKEFTLEFSRDRKSMSSYCVPLKPTRLGTGPKMFCKGAPEGVLERCTHVRVGTQKVPLTAGVRDKILAVTRDYGCGRDTLRCLGLATIDTPMKPEDMDLGDSTKFYTYEVNMTFIGVVGMLDPPRKEVRDSIEKCREAGIRVIVITGDNKATAEAICRRIGVFGENEETAGKSYSGREFDELSVAEQRLACINSRLFSRVEPFHKSKIVEYLQGEGEISAMTGDGVNDAPALKKAEIGIAMGSGTAVAKSASEMVLADDNFSSIVAAVEEGRAIYNNMKQFIRYLISSNIGEVVSIFLTAALGLPEALIPVQLLWVNLVTDGLPATALGFNPPDLDIMEKPPRKADESLISGWLFFRYMAIGGYVGCATVFAASWWFMYDPTGPQLNYYQLSHHLSCLGDDKNFEGLDCNIFSHPAPMTMALSVLVTIEMLNALNSLSENQSLIVMPPWVNIWLLAAMALSMTLHFIILYIDILSTVFQVMPLTTAQWMAVLKISLPVVLLDETLKFVARKYTDVSPAVSK
- the SERCA gene encoding calcium-transporting ATPase sarcoplasmic/endoplasmic reticulum type isoform X1, whose protein sequence is MEDGHCYEFEEVLSKFAVKQDVGLSDAQVKENQEKYGPNELPAEEGKSLLQLILEQFDDLLVKILLLAAIISFVLACFEEGEETVTAFVEPFVILLILIANAIVGVWQERNAESAIEALKEYEPEMGKVVRANKAGVQKIRAKGIVPGDIVEISVGDKIPADLRLCKIFSTTLRIDQSILTGESVSVIKHTDPIPDPKAVNQDKKNILFSGTNVAAGKARGVVVGTGLNTAIGKIRTQMAETEEIKTPLQQKLDEFGEQLSKVISIICVAVWAINIGHFNDPAHGGSWIKGAIYYFKIAVALAVAAIPEGLPAVITTCLALGTRRMAKKNAIVRSLPSVETLGCTSVICSDKTGTLTTNQMSVSRMFIMDKVEGNDCSLLEFEITGSTYEPIGDIYLGGAKVKGADFEGLQELATVSFMCNDSSIDFNEFKNMFEKVGEATETALIVLGEKINPYSQSKVGLDRRSAAIVAKQDMETKWKKEFTLEFSRDRKSMSSYCVPLKPTRLGTGPKMFCKGAPEGVLERCTHVRVGTQKVPLTAGVRDKILAVTRDYGCGRDTLRCLGLATIDTPMKPEDMDLGDSTKFYTYEVNMTFIGVVGMLDPPRKEVRDSIEKCREAGIRVIVITGDNKATAEAICRRIGVFGENEETAGKSYSGREFDELSVAEQRLACINSRLFSRVEPFHKSKIVEYLQGEGEISAMTGDGVNDAPALKKAEIGIAMGSGTAVAKSASEMVLADDNFSSIVAAVEEGRAIYNNMKQFIRYLISSNIGEVVSIFLTAALGLPEALIPVQLLWVNLVTDGLPATALGFNPPDLDIMEKPPRKADESLISGWLFFRYMAIGGYVGCATVFAASWWFMYDPTGPQLNYYQLSHHLSCLGDDKNFEGLDCNIFSHPAPMTMALSVLVTIEMLNALNSLSENQSLIVMPPWVNIWLLAAMALSMTLHFIILYIDILSTVFQVMPLTTAQWMAVLKISLPVVLLDETLKFVARKYTDGENPIYSCHWTVLAWAIYFAYIWIYFF
- the SERCA gene encoding calcium-transporting ATPase sarcoplasmic/endoplasmic reticulum type isoform X2 encodes the protein MEDGHCYEFEEVLSKFAVKQDVGLSDAQVKENQEKYGPNELPAEEGKSLLQLILEQFDDLLVKILLLAAIISFVLACFEEGEETVTAFVEPFVILLILIANAIVGVWQERNAESAIEALKEYEPEMGKVVRANKAGVQKIRAKGIVPGDIVEISVGDKIPADLRLCKIFSTTLRIDQSILTGESVSVIKHTDPIPDPKAVNQDKKNILFSGTNVAAGKARGVVVGTGLNTAIGKIRTQMAETEEIKTPLQQKLDEFGEQLSKVISIICVAVWAINIGHFNDPAHGGSWIKGAIYYFKIAVALAVAAIPEGLPAVITTCLALGTRRMAKKNAIVRSLPSVETLGCTSVICSDKTGTLTTNQMSVSRMFIMDKVEGNDCSLLEFEITGSTYEPIGDIYLGGAKVKGADFEGLQELATVSFMCNDSSIDFNEFKNMFEKVGEATETALIVLGEKINPYSQSKVGLDRRSAAIVAKQDMETKWKKEFTLEFSRDRKSMSSYCVPLKPTRLGTGPKMFCKGAPEGVLERCTHVRVGTQKVPLTAGVRDKILAVTRDYGCGRDTLRCLGLATIDTPMKPEDMDLGDSTKFYTYEVNMTFIGVVGMLDPPRKEVRDSIEKCREAGIRVIVITGDNKATAEAICRRIGVFGENEETAGKSYSGREFDELSVAEQRLACINSRLFSRVEPFHKSKIVEYLQGEGEISAMTGDGVNDAPALKKAEIGIAMGSGTAVAKSASEMVLADDNFSSIVAAVEEGRAIYNNMKQFIRYLISSNIGEVVSIFLTAALGLPEALIPVQLLWVNLVTDGLPATALGFNPPDLDIMEKPPRKADESLISGWLFFRYMAIGGYVGCATVFAASWWFMYDPTGPQLNYYQLSHHLSCLGDDKNFEGLDCNIFSHPAPMTMALSVLVTIEMLNALNSLSENQSLIVMPPWVNIWLLAAMALSMTLHFIILYIDILSTVFQVMPLTTAQWMAVLKISLPVVLLDETLKFVARKYTDVPGKIEQKW